In one Kluyveromyces marxianus DMKU3-1042 DNA, complete genome, chromosome 4 genomic region, the following are encoded:
- the TY1B-DR6 gene encoding uncharacterized protein yields MLDTGAQISVVTDLKLLHNYTSNITRNITAANMGTLNTMGEGILILRLSNNVVVQFPAVYSEETPSNILSVMQLTAKQKITVDFYQRKMLVQDHNINIDIIHRNGFYWLSSEYLVLNETNIHSPADDDSPVSISLCHIRENTVPKKKWSLEFIHNLLAHVNIKQIRKSISNGDIRFIKLEDIDWSDMNSFTCQYCNIGKGKFHDHFTDSRDVYMKKFKKFEYLHTDIMGPFREDNTIPPNYLITFSDEVTKYRWIFPMSLASEHQVSAIMRKLISNIRTQQGVRVKEILMDQGSQYTGRMVRDLLDEFGIEGKYTSTGDKRSNGVAERLNRTLLDDARTLLASANLPEFLWYDAAEFAVIVRNSMHMRKLDGSPNMAAGLGGIAINKILPFGQPVVVYYNTGKKTLPRGKIVYALHPAKQSDGYTFYDPSSKQTMETTNYKIINTIQGDYLNSEENLDTLNQVDDIVRQRSNDPSTDSQRHITHRNQREQDYISQERDPTDEPQQPESDSTETHGNYLRTHKNEFQKGIATHTLGKDSRYPVRNSSDVPSQSPQEVQETLPVALSPASPPNNIFISQERLMEEEARSVKHPTKHVPAENGKRPAQRDELGVSTKRPNTKASPEQCSPIPEHLSHNDDTTDTSSLNEEERRSLYDKLSAKYRDSSIELQSTDSLYGGGGSDIGDLSNPDKQIMGIISCTKTELKINDSKSDQNHEHQIDAIVNMLIQENPVQTYDNIKHENRVKIPLVNSLKMVRSLPNTKIDRSLSYSQAITKNSNHQEREAFKEAYDSEIAQLMRRGTWDTTEVDIKSIEPHKLLNTMFIFTTKRDGRKKCRLVVRGDLQHWSTYEKHLESNTIHHYALMTILSVALEENMIVKQLDITAAYLYADLKEELYIRTPPHMKMPNKAFRLRKSLYGLKQSDANWYGTITSFLKERCGLKEDKIWSCVFTKEPPLSIIVCIFVDDIIVTGKDTQEIERFLEQLRSTYETKLVHDGKMGEDGTARYDILGLDLEYKRNGYMKFGMLDILSHKLPLLNLPLREGSRYNQAPVSSSSEPPKVDKNLYVTEKDYKSNVKKLQQVVGLLSYVAHKFRFEALYHVNVLAQYQLYPTDEVMKWANESVQYFWNTKEKRLVWTKNKTPVDYEFTIISDASDRCEPEGKSRLGWFYEIYGHKISARSTKSSYVCDSSTGAEICAMKEATKFDFAISALLFTLTGKRPRVRLLSDNKPALGRITNPNSTVSPFKPTFTRTMELREKHNEGLCDFTYIPTEQNVADILTKVLSAKRFNRLTNGWLI; encoded by the coding sequence ATGCTTGACACGGGAGCACAAATATCAGTGGTTACTGACTTGAAACTACTCCACAACTACACCAGCAACATTACAAGAAACATAACAGCCGCCAACATGGGAACATTAAACACTATGGGCGAAggaatattgatattacGTTTATCCAATAACGTAGTAGTTCAATTCCCGGCTGTATactcagaagaaacaccctcaaatattttaagCGTAATGCAATTAACAGCTAAACAAAAGATTACGGTAGATTtctaccaaagaaagatgcTAGTCCAGGATcacaatatcaatatcgaTATTATTCACCGAAATGGATTCTATTGGCTATCGAGTGAGTATCTGGTTCTAAATGAGACAAATATCCACTCGCCAGCCGATGACGATTCCCCGGTAAGTATTTCGTTGTGTCACATAAGAGAGAACACAGTACCTAAGAAAAAATGGTCATTAGAGTTCATACATAACTTATTGGCACACGTCaatataaaacaaattaGGAAATCAATCTCCAATGGTGATATACGATTCATAAAACTTGAAGACATAGATTGGTCTGATATGAACTCGTTTACTTGCCAATATTGTAACATTGGTAAAGGGAAATTCCATGATCACTTCACAGATAGTAGAGACGTTtatatgaagaagttcaaaaagtttgaatatcttcataCTGATATCATGGGTCCATTCCGAGAGGATAACACTATCCCACCGAACTATCTAATAACGTTTAGTGATGAGGTAACAAAGTATCGATGGATATTCCCAATGTCCCTGGCCTCAGAACATCAAGTGTCTGCTATCATGCGGAAactaatatcaaatataagaaCACAACAGGGAGTTCGAGTAAAGGAGATCCTAATGGATCAAGGCTCCCAATATACTGGACGAATGGTCCGAGACCTATTGGATGAATTTGGTATAGAAGGAAAATATACGTCTACAGGCGATAAACGTTCAAACGGAGTAGCTGAAAGGCTCAACCGTACATTATTAGATGATGCTAGAACACTTCTAGCAAGTGCCAACCTTCCAGAATTTTTATGGTACGATGCAGCTGAATTTGCAGTTATCGTTCGGAATTCGATGCATATGAGAAAACTCGACGGATCTCCGAATATGGCAGCAGGTCTCGGCGGTATCGCTATCAACAAGATATTACCATTTGGGCAACCGGTGGTAGTATACTATAACACTGGCAAGAAAACGTTGCCACGAGGTAAAATAGTTTATGCACTACACCCAGCCAAACAATCCGATGGCTATACTTTCTACGATCCTAGTTCAAAGCAAACTATGGAGACTACTAACTATAAAATCATTAACACCATCCAAGGTGACTACCTCAATAGCGAGGAAAACCTTGATACCTTGAATCAAGTAGATGACATCGTAAGACAGAGATCAAACGATCCATCTACAGATTCACAACGTCATATCACGCACAGGAATCAGCGTGAACAGGATTATATATCCCAAGAGCGGGATCCTACTGACGAACCCCAACAACCAGAGTCCGACTCAACTGAGACTCATGGTAATTACCTAAGAACTCATAAGAACGAGTTTCAAAAGGGTATAGCGACCCATACATTAGGAAAGGATTCGAGATACCCAGTTCGAAATTCTTCGGACGTACCATCGCAATCACCACAGGAAGTACAGGAAACACTTCCAGTTGCGCTATCCCCTGCATCACCTCCCAATAACATATTTATTAGTCAAGAGCGACTAATGGAGGAGGAAGCACGGTCGGTAAAGCATCCGACAAAGCATGTTCCTGCCGAGAATGGCAAACGACCAGCGCAACGGGATGAACTTGGTGTCTCTACCAAAAGGCCGAACACTAAGGCGTCCCCAGAACAATGTTCACCTATACCTGAACACTTGTCGCATAACGACGACACCACAGATACCTCTTCACTCAATGAGGAGGAACGCCGATCACTCTATGACAAATTATCTGCCAAATACAGAGATTCCTCGATTGAACTTCAATCTACGGACTCTCTGTACGGGGGTGGAGGATCTGACATAGGCGATCTAAGTAACCCAgataaacaaataatgGGTATTATCAGCTGTACTAAAACAGAGCTGAAGATTAATGATTCGAAGTCGGATCAAAATCATGAACATCAAATCGATGCCATCGTAAACATGCTGATACAGGAAAATCCTGTACAGACCTACGACAACATAAAGCACGAAAATCGTGTGAAGATCCCATTAGTGAACTCACTGAAAATGGTTAGGTCTTTACCAAACACGAAGATCGATCGTTCTTTATCTTATTCACAAGcaataacaaagaacagTAACCATCAAGAGAGGGAAGCCTTCAAGGAAGCTTACGACAGTGAGATCGCACAACTCATGAGAAGAGGTACATGGGATACAACAGAGGTTGATATAAAGTCAATTGAACCACACAAACTATTGAACACAATGTTCATATTTACTACCAAAAGAGATGGTAGAAAGAAATGCAGACTAGTAGTAAGGGGAGACCTGCAACACTGGTCTACATATGAGAAACATCTAGAGTCCAATACCATACACCATTATGCTCTAATGACAATATTGAGCGTAGCACtcgaagaaaacatgaTTGTCAAACAGTTAGACATCACTGCTGCTTATTTGTATGCAGACCTCAAAGAGGAACTGTATATAAGAACCCCTCCTCATATGAAAATGCCAAATAAAGCATTCAGATTAAGGAAGTCTCTTTATGGATTAAAGCAGAGTGATGCAAATTGGTACGGGACAATCACTTCGTTCCTTAAGGAAAGATGTGGCCTGAAAGAGGATAAAATATGGTCCTGTGTGTTCACAAAAGAACCACCATTGTCCATCATCGTTTGCATCTTTGTCGATGACATCATTGTTACCGGGAAGGATACGcaagaaatagaaagatTCTTAGAACAACTAAGATCGACATACGAGACAAAACTCGTTCATGATGGTAAAATGGGAGAAGATGGAACCGCCAGGTACGATATACTTGGACTAGACTTGgaatacaaaagaaatggatACATGAAATTCGGAATGTTAGACATATTGTCTCACAAATTACCGCTTTTGAATTTACCACTGAGAGAAGGTTCTAGGTACAACCAAGCTCCAGTTTCCTCAAGTTCCGAACCACCAAAGGTGGATAAGAATCTTTATGTAACCGAAAAGGATTACAAGTCAAATGTGAAGAAGCTACAACAAGTAGTGGGATTACTATCATATGTTGCACATAAATTTAGGTTTGAAGCATTATATCACGTAAATGTTCTTGCTCAGTATCAATTGTACCCCACTGATGAAGTCATGAAATGGGCAAACGAGTCAGTACAATACTTCTGGAACACAAAGGAAAAGCGTCTAGTATGGACAAAAAACAAGACTCCAGTAGACTATGAATTCACAATAATATCTGATGCATCGGATAGATGCGAACCTGAAGGAAAGTCCAGACTAGGATGGTTTTACGAGATCTACGGTCACAAAATTTCGGCCAGATCGACAAAATCAAGTTATGTATGTGATTCATCTACTGGTGCTGAGATATGTGCGATGAAAGAAGCTACGAAGTTCGACTTTGCAATAAGTGCATTGTTATTCACCTTAACAGGAAAGAGACCAAGAGTTAGACTACTATCAGATAACAAACCTGCGTTAGGTAGGATCACCAACCCTAACTCCACTGTGTCCCCATTCAAACCTACGTTTACAAGAACAATGGAATTAAGAGAAAAACATAATGAAGGTCTATGTGATTTCACATATATTCCTACAGAACAAAATGTAGCGGATATACTGACGAAAGTATTGTCAGCAAAGAGATTCAATCGATTAACAAATGGATGGTTGATATAG
- the PTI1 gene encoding cleavage polyadenylation factor subunit PTI1, with the protein MHDSQNDPRSRKSRHELTPANLSSTIHFTEIPLHWNKATFTSVVTGSGFIVSVNLKYFKNEEVDSENENGNGNDIDASKNADDGEGEGQGDRTGIEWIDVDYRNASTANRALNSLNKIRNFPCKMSVIIPEKWEAKMEREAELKPMEFTRDSFPWNDRLELPFEMVSEVPLPRRPAPVVQTTASTGDSSSSSTTSTTTSQNNTASTNAASDNLASKANETPANQIQFPDILARASKHLPAYQPGSMTAPDIVSQNLSKIPTLQMIEILSNLKILANQQNKMPQLEQFLKTNIDLTVAVTQAMLEMGLINYHVTTNVLQSMSHAPLQSPPPPPPVPAQPQPQPQPQQMMMHPTDSNSNNNANQTPILEQAVPVQPVASMPAPALAPAPAPAPAPATGPRFNEQKLALLPQDQQNMIRTALQMSINNIAALPPDQQKLIQQLRNDYLL; encoded by the coding sequence ATGCACGACTCGCAGAATGATCCCCGGAGCAGAAAAAGCAGACACGAACTCACGCCTGCGAACCTGTCGTCTACGATACATTTCACAGAGATCCCATTGCACTGGAACAAGGCCACTTTCACGTCGGTGGTAACTGGATCAGGGTTCATAGTCAGCGTGAACCTCAAGTACTTCAAGAACGAGGAAGTTGACAGCGAGAATGAGAACGGCAACGGGAACGATATCGACGCAAGCAAGAACGCAGATGACGGCGAAGGTGAAGGCCAAGGCGATAGAACCGGCATTGAGTGGATAGATGTCGATTACAGGAACGCATCTACCGCAAATAGGGCCTTGAACTCGCTCAATAAGATTAGAAACTTCCCATGCAAGATGTCCGTAATAATTCCTGAGAAATGGGAAGCAAAGATGGAGAGGGAAGCCGAGCTAAAGCCCATGGAGTTCACGAGAGACAGCTTCCCATGGAACGACAGACTTGAATTACCATTTGAGATGGTCAGCGAAGTGCCGTTGCCCAGAAGACCGGCACCAGTGGTTCAAACAACAGCATCAACCGGCGactcttcctcctcctccacTACCAGCACCACTACATCCCAGAACAACACGGCATCCACCAATGCTGCGTCCGACAACCTCGCATCCAAGGCCAACGAAACCCCGGCAAACCAAATACAGTTCCCAGATATCTTGGCCAGAGCCTCGAAACACCTTCCGGCCTACCAGCCCGGCTCGATGACCGCTCCAGACATCGTATCGCAAAACTTGTCCAAGATACCTACGCTACAAATGATAGAAATCCTCTCCAACTTGAAGATCCTTGCCAACCAGCAGAACAAGATGCCGCAGCTCGAACAGTTCCTAAAAACCAACATAGACCTCACCGTCGCTGTCACACAGGCAATGCTCGAGATGGGGCTGATAAattatcacgtgactacAAATGTCCTCCAAAGCATGTCGCATGCACCGCTACAatcaccaccaccaccaccaccagtaCCAGcacaaccacaaccacaaccacaaccacagcagatgatgatgcaTCCCACAGACAGCAACTCAAACAACAACGCAAACCAAACCCCAATCCTCGAGCAGGCCGTTCCGGTCCAGCCTGTGGCATCGATGCCAGCACCTGCACtagcaccagcaccagcacctGCACCCGCACCGGCCACCGGTCCCCGCTTCAACGAACAAAAGCTTGCGTTGCTGCCGCAAGACCAACAGAACATGATCCGGACCGCCCTACAAATGTCCATCAACAACATAGCGGCCCTTCCTCCAGATCAACAGAAGCTAATACAGCAGCTCAGAAACGACTATCTTTTGTAG
- the UGA1 gene encoding 4-aminobutyrate transaminase translates to MSIAAKYYPNEPVEPKVQTTEIPGPVSKAKIASLGKVFDSRPAYFVADYSKSVGNYIVDVDGNEYLDLYAQISSIALGYNNPALIEAAKSDKMIRALVDRPALGNFPGSDLEDILKQLLKFAPKGQDKVWNGLSGADANELAFKAAFMYYRQLQRGGHGAEFSEEETSTVMKNSTPGSPDLAVLSFKRAFHGRLFASGSSTCSKPIHKLDFPAFNWPHAEYPSYKYPLTSYEEENKKEDDRCLAIVEDLIKSWPTPVAALIIEPIQSEGGDNHASKYFLQSLRDLTLKYNVVYIIDEVQTGVGATGKLWCHEWADIQPPVDLVTFSKKFQSAGYWFHDERFIPNKAYRQFNTWCGDPARMIIAGAIGQEVVDNKLVDQCARVGDYLFAKLEKLQEKYPTKFGNLRGKNRGTFIAWDLESPAQRDQLLKILKSNGCNVGGCAEKSVRLRPSLTFEEKHADIFVNALVKSVEQL, encoded by the coding sequence ATGTCTATTGCTGCTAAATATTATCCAAACGAACCTGTTGAGCCAAAGGTTCAAACTACAGAAATCCCAGGTCCAGTTTCCAAGGCTAAGATCGCATCCCTAGGAAAGGTGTTTGATTCCAGACCAGCGTACTTTGTTGCCGACTACTCAAAGTCCGTTGGTAACTACATCGTGGACGTTGATGGCAACGAATATCTAGATCTATATGCACAAATTTCTTCTATTGCGTTGGGTTACAACAACCCAGCCTTGATTGAGGCTGCCAAGTCTGACAAGATGATCAGGGCTTTAGTTGACAGACCAGCCTTGGGTAACTTCCCAGGCTCGGACTTGGAAGATATCCTAAAGCAATTGCTCAAGTTTGCTCCAAAGGGACAAGACAAGGTTTGGAATGGTTTGTCCGGTGCGGATGCTAACGAGTTGGCTTTTAAGGCCGCATTCATGTACTACCGTCAATTGCAAAGAGGTGGTCACGGTGCGGAGTTTTCTGAGGAGGAAACGTCTACCGTGATGAAAAACTCTACCCCAGGTTCCCCAGACTTGGCcgttctttctttcaagagAGCTTTCCACGGTAGATTATTTGCTTCTGGTTCGAGTACCTGTTCCAAGCCTATCCATAAATTGGATTTCCCAGCCTTCAACTGGCCACACGCCGAGTACCCATCTTACAAATACCCATTAACGTCCtacgaagaagaaaacaagaaggaagatGACCGTTGTCTAGCTATCGTCGAAGACCTAATCAAGAGCTGGCCAACTCCAGTTGCTGCTCTGATCATCGAACCAATTCAATCTGAGGGTGGTGACAACCATGCTTCCAAATACTTCTTGCAAAGCTTGAGAGATTTGACCTTGAAGTACAACGTCGTTTATATTATCGATGAAGTCCAAACTGGTGTAGGAGCTACTGGTAAGCTTTGGTGCCACGAATGGGCTGATATCCAACCACCTGTGGACCTAGTTACCTTTTCTAAGAAGTTCCAATCTGCTGGTTACTGGTTCCACGATGAAAGATTCATTCCAAACAAGGCCTACAGACAATTCAACACCTGGTGTGGTGATCCAGCTAGAATGATCATCGCTGGTGCAATCGGCCAAGAGGTTGTCGATAATAAGTTGGTTGATCAATGCGCACGCGTCGGTGACTACTTGTTCGCAAAGTTAGAAAAActacaagaaaaatacccAACCAAGTTCGGGAACTTGAGAGGTAAGAACCGTGGTACTTTCATCGCTTGGGATTTGGAATCTCCAGCTCAAAGAGACCaacttttgaagattttgaagtcCAACGGTTGTAATGTTGGTGGTTGTGCTGAAAAATCTGTCAGATTGAGACCATCTTTGACTTTCGAGGAAAAGCATGCTGACATCTTCGTCAATGCTTTGGTCAAGTCTGTTGAACAGTTGTAG
- a CDS encoding Mg-dependent acid phosphatase — translation MTNYPDVAAWDLDYTVWPCYCDTHITPPLRPEVNSDGQVLEIVDARGYKVALYKEIPRIMEDLKMHGVKLLSASRTWAPDIAIEMLKVFKIKVNGELVTLFSLFDDLNWGDHSKVNHIRSGVKHVYGNDNLKSLKICLFDDESRNRDVERYGVKYLHIKDPVQGPDWKMYESYLASLK, via the coding sequence ATGACGAACTATCCAGATGTTGCAGCTTGGGACCTCGACTATACGGTGTGGCCATGTTATTGCGATACCCATATAACACCACCACTAAGACCAGAAGTTAATAGTGACGGACAAGTATTGGAAATAGTGGACGCACGCGGCTATAAGGTAGCTCtatataaagaaattcCTCGTATAATGGAAGATCTTAAGATGCATGGTGTTAAACTACTTAGTGCATCGCGTACTTGGGCACCAGATATTGCTATTGAAATGTTGaaagttttcaaaattaaGGTCAACGGCGAATTAGTAACACTATTCTCATTGTTCGATGATTTAAATTGGGGAGATCATTCAAAGGTCAATCATATTAGAAGCGGTGTTAAACATGTCTATGGGAATGACAATCtaaaatctttgaaaatttGCTTATTCGACGATGAGTCCAGGAATAGAGATGTTGAGAGGTATGGAGTCAAATACCTACATATCAAGGACCCTGTTCAAGGTCCAGATTGGAAAATGTACGAGTCCTACCTAGCGAGTCTTAAGTAA